In Rhizobium sp. ZPR4, a genomic segment contains:
- a CDS encoding ABC transporter permease, whose amino-acid sequence MRFLAANLFRLLALALLLVMLFRPEWLTPVLAPLTKFGASPIYTQNSLPSLALSHLELIAISIAASGILAVLGGIFVTRPIGADFLPLSRAIANAGQTFPPVAVLALAISTTGFGAVPTFIALFLYALLPIFENTVAGLQQVPASVLDAADGMGMNGWQRLFRVELPLALPLIIEGLKIATVINIGTATIGSTVAAKGLGEVIIAGLINDNTAFILQGGLIVGLMAVLIYDGMEMIEHAVTRQIGLQSH is encoded by the coding sequence ATGAGATTTCTCGCCGCCAATCTCTTTCGCCTTCTGGCGCTGGCGCTGCTGCTTGTCATGCTGTTTCGCCCGGAATGGCTGACGCCTGTTCTGGCGCCACTGACCAAATTCGGGGCGTCGCCGATCTATACGCAGAATAGCCTGCCGAGCCTGGCGCTCAGCCATCTCGAGCTGATCGCCATCTCGATCGCGGCCAGCGGCATCCTCGCTGTTCTCGGCGGCATCTTCGTCACGCGGCCGATCGGCGCCGATTTCCTGCCGCTGTCTCGCGCCATCGCCAATGCCGGCCAGACCTTCCCGCCGGTTGCCGTGCTGGCGCTTGCCATCTCGACCACCGGCTTTGGCGCCGTCCCGACATTCATCGCGCTTTTCCTTTATGCGCTGCTGCCGATCTTCGAGAACACGGTCGCCGGCCTGCAGCAGGTGCCTGCCTCCGTGCTTGATGCCGCCGACGGCATGGGCATGAACGGCTGGCAGCGCCTCTTCCGCGTCGAGCTGCCGCTCGCCCTGCCGCTCATCATCGAGGGGCTGAAGATCGCAACCGTCATCAACATCGGCACGGCGACGATCGGCTCCACCGTTGCCGCCAAGGGGCTTGGCGAAGTCATCATCGCCGGTCTCATTAACGACAACACCGCCTTCATTCTGCAGGGCGGGCTCATCGTCGGCCTGATGGCGGTGCTGATCTATGACGGCATGGAGATGATCGAGCATGCAGTAACCCGTCAGATCGGCCTGCAATCCCATTGA
- a CDS encoding ATP-binding cassette domain-containing protein: MIELKGVTKRYGSATVVDDVSMSMEKGTITVIVGTSGSGKSTLMRMINRLVPITEGHISVGGEDVMNVPATELRRRIGYAIQGHGLFPHRTVAQNIATVPELLGWEKARIDGRVEELLNLFHLDPGTFAGKYPSQLSGGQQQRVGVARALAAEPEVLLMDEPFGALDPVIRGKAQDDLLAIQKQFGTTVILVTHDMDEAFHLGDKIAVMSEGKLLQCSEPEKILTEPADPFVQQLTGTSDRALKLMSLLPLKESMQPPRPGLGYRLPQTLNLRDALAELIWQGADEATVEDERKMPVGSISIQHLIELGRKA, translated from the coding sequence ATGATCGAGCTCAAGGGCGTCACCAAGCGCTATGGCAGCGCAACCGTCGTCGACGATGTCAGCATGAGCATGGAGAAGGGTACGATCACCGTCATCGTCGGCACCTCCGGCTCCGGCAAGTCGACGCTGATGCGCATGATCAACCGGCTGGTGCCGATCACCGAAGGGCATATCTCGGTCGGGGGCGAGGATGTCATGAACGTGCCGGCAACAGAGCTTCGCCGCCGCATCGGCTATGCCATCCAGGGGCACGGGCTGTTTCCGCATCGCACCGTCGCGCAGAATATCGCCACCGTGCCCGAGCTGCTCGGCTGGGAGAAGGCGCGCATCGACGGCCGCGTCGAAGAACTGCTCAATCTCTTCCATCTCGACCCCGGCACCTTTGCCGGCAAATATCCGAGCCAGCTTTCCGGCGGCCAGCAGCAGCGCGTCGGCGTGGCGCGCGCCCTTGCTGCAGAACCTGAAGTGCTTTTGATGGACGAGCCCTTCGGCGCGCTCGATCCGGTCATCCGCGGCAAGGCGCAGGACGATCTGCTCGCCATCCAGAAGCAGTTCGGCACGACCGTGATCCTCGTCACCCACGATATGGATGAGGCTTTCCATCTCGGCGACAAGATCGCCGTGATGAGCGAAGGCAAACTTCTGCAATGTTCCGAGCCCGAGAAGATCCTGACGGAGCCGGCCGATCCCTTCGTCCAGCAGCTGACCGGTACGTCCGATCGCGCCTTGAAGCTGATGTCGCTGCTGCCGCTAAAGGAAAGCATGCAGCCGCCGCGGCCCGGTCTCGGCTATCGCTTGCCACAGACCCTCAATCTGCGCGATGCCTTGGCCGAACTGATCTGGCAGGGCGCGGACGAGGCAACGGTCGAAGACGAGCGCAAGATGCCCGTCGGTTCGATCTCAATCCAGCACCTGATCGAGCTGGGCCGCAAAGCATGA